A single window of Candidatus Ozemobacteraceae bacterium DNA harbors:
- a CDS encoding 4Fe-4S binding protein, protein MPKWVINEDLCKGCGICIARCPQKVLGVSDNLSAKGYHPTKMLNEEKCTSCALCGRSCPDVAIEVFKA, encoded by the coding sequence ATGCCCAAATGGGTAATCAATGAAGACCTGTGCAAGGGTTGCGGGATCTGCATCGCCCGCTGTCCGCAGAAGGTGCTCGGCGTTTCCGACAACCTGTCTGCGAAGGGATACCACCCGACGAAAATGCTGAACGAAGAGAAGTGCACTTCGTGCGCGCTGTGCGGCCGAAGCTGTCCCGACGTGGCTATCGAAGTTTTCAAAGCCTGA
- a CDS encoding 3-methyl-2-oxobutanoate dehydrogenase subunit VorB → MAEKILMKGNEALAEAAVLAGCRHYFGYPITPQSELPEYLAKRLPEVEGVFLQAESEIAAINMVYGGASAGARVMTSSSSPGISLKQEGISYIAAAELPCVIVNVMRGGPGLGNISPAQSDYFQATKGGGHGDYHLIVLSPNSVQEMADMTVKAFEAADIFKNPVMILSDGVLGQMMEPVVLPEPTDYDINSKKWALGYRGADKKERNLVTTIFMSVENLEEHNWHLYQKYQYIRDEFEKGSWKDLSVEEHECEDADIILVGYGIISRILKTVVEKCRKRGIKAGLLRPKSLWPFPSGRVAELAKKTKQFLVVEMSCGQMVEDVKLAVDGKKPVYFFGRTGGTIPSDFEILTEVDKIVRPD, encoded by the coding sequence ATGGCTGAAAAGATCCTGATGAAAGGCAACGAGGCGCTCGCCGAGGCCGCCGTCCTGGCCGGTTGCCGACACTATTTCGGATACCCCATCACCCCGCAGAGCGAGCTTCCCGAGTATCTCGCGAAGCGGCTTCCCGAGGTCGAAGGCGTGTTCCTTCAGGCCGAGAGCGAAATCGCGGCCATCAACATGGTCTACGGCGGCGCCAGCGCCGGCGCCCGCGTCATGACGAGCAGCAGCAGCCCCGGCATCAGCCTGAAGCAGGAAGGGATTTCCTACATCGCCGCGGCCGAGCTTCCCTGCGTCATCGTCAACGTGATGCGCGGCGGCCCGGGCCTCGGCAACATCTCGCCGGCCCAGTCCGACTACTTCCAGGCCACCAAGGGCGGCGGCCACGGCGATTACCACCTGATCGTCCTGTCGCCCAACTCGGTCCAGGAAATGGCCGACATGACCGTCAAGGCGTTCGAGGCCGCCGACATCTTCAAGAACCCCGTCATGATCCTCAGCGACGGCGTTCTCGGCCAGATGATGGAGCCGGTCGTGCTGCCGGAGCCGACCGATTACGACATCAACAGCAAAAAATGGGCGCTCGGCTACCGCGGCGCCGACAAGAAGGAACGCAACCTCGTCACGACGATCTTCATGAGCGTCGAGAACCTCGAGGAACACAACTGGCACTTGTACCAGAAATATCAGTACATCCGCGACGAGTTCGAGAAAGGCTCCTGGAAAGATCTGTCGGTCGAAGAGCACGAGTGTGAAGACGCCGACATCATCCTCGTCGGCTACGGCATCATCAGCCGCATCCTCAAAACCGTCGTCGAGAAGTGCCGCAAGCGGGGCATCAAGGCAGGCCTGCTGCGACCCAAGTCGCTGTGGCCCTTCCCGAGCGGCCGCGTGGCCGAACTCGCGAAGAAGACGAAGCAGTTCCTCGTCGTCGAGATGTCGTGCGGCCAGATGGTCGAGGACGTCAAACTGGCGGTCGACGGAAAGAAGCCCGTCTACTTCTTCGGCCGAACCGGCGGAACCATCCCGTCAGACTTCGAGATTCTCACCGAAGTCGACAAGATCGTGCGCCCCGACTGA
- a CDS encoding thiamine pyrophosphate-dependent enzyme, which yields MQKVFSRPQSLSANPTHYCPGCDHGVVHRLVAESVDELGLAERTIGVAPVGCSVFAYEYFNLDFISAAHGRAPAVATGIKRCRPDSIVFTYQGDGDLAAIGTAEIIHAANRGENISVVFINNAIYGMTGGQMAPTTLIGMKTATSPYGRDASLSGNPIKMSEMIAVLDAPAYVTRVTINTPANLMKAKKAIKNAFQLQKDGKGFSFVEVLCICPTNWGKPPVEAHKWLAENMIPVFPLGTFKDKHKIEA from the coding sequence ATGCAGAAAGTTTTCTCGCGGCCGCAGAGCCTGAGCGCGAATCCGACCCATTACTGTCCCGGCTGCGACCACGGCGTCGTCCATCGTCTCGTGGCCGAATCCGTCGACGAACTCGGCCTGGCCGAACGCACGATCGGCGTCGCGCCGGTCGGTTGCTCGGTGTTCGCCTACGAATACTTCAACCTCGATTTCATCTCCGCCGCGCACGGCCGGGCCCCGGCCGTCGCAACCGGCATCAAGCGCTGCCGGCCCGACTCGATCGTCTTCACCTACCAGGGCGACGGCGACCTTGCCGCGATCGGCACCGCCGAGATCATTCACGCCGCCAACCGCGGCGAGAACATCTCGGTCGTGTTTATCAATAATGCCATCTATGGAATGACCGGCGGCCAGATGGCCCCGACCACCCTGATCGGCATGAAGACTGCCACCTCGCCGTACGGCCGCGATGCGTCCCTCTCCGGCAATCCGATCAAGATGTCCGAGATGATCGCCGTTCTCGACGCGCCGGCCTATGTAACGCGGGTGACGATCAACACCCCGGCCAACCTGATGAAGGCGAAAAAGGCGATCAAGAACGCCTTCCAGCTCCAGAAGGACGGCAAGGGCTTCTCGTTCGTCGAAGTGCTGTGCATCTGCCCCACCAACTGGGGCAAGCCGCCCGTCGAGGCGCACAAGTGGCTGGCCGAGAACATGATTCCGGTCTTCCCGCTGGGCACCTTCAAGGACAAGCACAAGATCGAGGCCTGA
- a CDS encoding 2-oxoacid:acceptor oxidoreductase family protein, whose protein sequence is MKAMQGKEEVIMAGFGGQGVLFLGKVVAEVGMAAGKNVSWLPSYGPEMRGGTANCSVVISEEPIASPIVNEPDMLIAMNRPSVTKFLPKVKKGGVMIYNSSLIPAETYRDDVTVIPVPASKIAGDLGSERVANVVMAGAFLRACPVMTLEQALKQIEHLTPAKKKDLLDLNKTAFTKGYEYTHQ, encoded by the coding sequence ATGAAAGCCATGCAGGGAAAGGAAGAGGTCATCATGGCCGGGTTCGGCGGCCAGGGCGTGCTGTTTCTGGGCAAGGTCGTCGCCGAGGTCGGCATGGCGGCCGGGAAGAACGTCTCGTGGCTGCCCTCCTACGGCCCCGAGATGCGCGGCGGCACCGCCAACTGCTCGGTCGTCATCTCCGAGGAGCCGATCGCGTCTCCGATCGTGAACGAGCCCGACATGCTGATCGCCATGAACCGTCCCTCCGTCACGAAGTTCCTGCCGAAGGTCAAGAAGGGCGGCGTCATGATCTACAACTCGAGCCTGATCCCCGCCGAGACATACCGCGACGACGTGACGGTCATCCCCGTGCCCGCCAGCAAAATCGCCGGCGATCTCGGCAGCGAGCGCGTCGCCAACGTCGTCATGGCCGGCGCCTTCCTGCGCGCCTGCCCCGTCATGACCCTCGAGCAGGCCCTGAAGCAGATCGAACACCTGACCCCCGCGAAGAAGAAAGACCTGCTCGACCTCAACAAGACCGCCTTCACGAAAGGCTACGAATACACGCATCAGTGA
- a CDS encoding ATP-binding cassette domain-containing protein has protein sequence MIRFVDVCFTHSDAGEPLFENVSLQFDAGWTGLVGTNGSGKTTLLRLAAGELEPDAGHVLRKGRAAFCRQRTDFRPDGWETFSAAVDADAALLKGVLGIRPNWWDRWETLSHGERKRAQIAVALWEEPEILLVDEPTNHLDGESGTMVREALASFRGIGILVSHDRRLLDDICVNIVFIEPPGVLVIPGNYSDAAEQKALGEEHQRRQRSAAKDELSKLRREAARRQAEAARSVHRLSKRHLHRNDSDGRGKLDLARLTGKDAIAGNFARQLRNRVVRTEEKLDSIGFKKEYDLAYHIDGERSHRDVLLRLGQGVLPLGPTETLAFPGLVVGPSDRIGLSGPNGTGKSSFVRHLLGRLILPPERVVYLPQEIPVDEGERLIREVRSLSADELGRVLAFVSCLGTRPERLLRGDLPSPGEIRKILLALGIARRPHLIVMDEPTNHLDLPAIELLERALRDFPGALILVSHDTRFLDALATARWRFERTAGGARMEKS, from the coding sequence ATGATCAGATTCGTTGATGTGTGTTTCACACATTCGGACGCGGGTGAGCCGCTGTTCGAGAATGTCAGCCTCCAGTTCGACGCGGGCTGGACGGGCCTCGTGGGCACGAACGGTTCGGGGAAGACGACGCTGCTGAGGCTTGCAGCCGGCGAGTTGGAGCCGGACGCGGGCCACGTTTTGCGGAAGGGCAGGGCGGCGTTCTGCAGGCAGCGGACGGACTTCCGCCCCGACGGCTGGGAGACGTTCAGTGCCGCGGTTGATGCCGATGCGGCGCTGCTCAAGGGCGTGCTCGGTATCCGGCCGAACTGGTGGGATCGGTGGGAGACGCTGAGCCACGGAGAACGGAAGCGGGCGCAGATCGCCGTCGCTCTGTGGGAAGAGCCTGAGATACTGCTCGTCGATGAACCGACGAACCACCTGGACGGGGAGAGCGGGACGATGGTCCGCGAGGCGCTCGCATCCTTCAGGGGCATCGGCATTCTCGTCAGCCATGATCGGCGGCTCCTCGATGATATATGTGTGAATATTGTATTCATCGAGCCTCCGGGCGTGCTTGTGATTCCCGGCAACTACTCCGATGCGGCCGAACAGAAGGCGCTTGGCGAAGAGCATCAGCGGCGCCAGCGGAGCGCCGCAAAGGACGAACTCTCGAAACTCCGGCGGGAAGCGGCCCGAAGGCAGGCGGAGGCGGCAAGGTCGGTCCATCGCCTGTCGAAGCGCCACCTGCACCGCAATGACTCGGACGGCCGGGGAAAGCTCGATCTGGCGCGTCTGACCGGCAAGGACGCGATCGCCGGCAATTTCGCCCGGCAGCTCCGCAACAGGGTCGTGAGGACGGAAGAGAAGCTCGATTCGATCGGCTTCAAGAAAGAATACGATCTCGCCTATCACATCGACGGCGAGCGATCGCACCGGGATGTGCTGCTGCGCCTCGGCCAAGGCGTTCTTCCCCTCGGGCCGACGGAAACCCTCGCGTTTCCGGGCCTCGTCGTCGGGCCTTCAGACAGGATCGGTCTCAGCGGGCCGAACGGCACGGGCAAGAGCAGCTTCGTCAGGCATTTGCTCGGCCGGCTGATTCTGCCGCCGGAGCGGGTGGTGTATCTTCCCCAGGAAATCCCGGTAGACGAGGGCGAGCGGCTGATCCGCGAAGTGCGAAGCCTGAGCGCGGACGAACTCGGCCGCGTCCTGGCCTTCGTGAGCTGCCTCGGCACCCGGCCCGAGCGCCTCCTGCGCGGCGACCTGCCCAGTCCCGGCGAGATCCGGAAGATCCTGCTCGCGCTCGGCATCGCCCGGCGGCCCCACCTGATCGTCATGGACGAGCCGACCAACCATCTCGATCTTCCCGCCATCGAGTTGCTGGAGCGTGCCCTGCGCGACTTTCCCGGCGCTCTGATCCTCGTCAGCCACGACACCCGCTTCCTCGACGCCCTCGCGACGGCCCGATGGCGGTTCGAACGGACGGCGGGCGGGGCGCGAATGGAGAAATCATGA
- a CDS encoding 2-oxoacid:acceptor oxidoreductase family protein yields the protein MSAEVERIILAGFGGQGILFLGKVLAEVGMRNGKHVSWLPSYGPEMRGGTANCTVILSEHAIASPLVTVPDTVIAMNRPSVSKFNLRIKAGGMLMYNSSLIERQEFRDDIRLVEVPASEIAEELGNPRVANLVMAGAYAKFSKLISYETMAENLPKITPKAKKELIDTNLKALERGYQFVTEKKYMFGRYVYSVFRGIGSNA from the coding sequence ATGTCTGCAGAGGTTGAACGGATCATCCTGGCCGGGTTTGGCGGCCAGGGCATTCTGTTTCTGGGGAAAGTTCTCGCCGAGGTCGGCATGCGCAACGGCAAACACGTTTCCTGGCTGCCCTCGTACGGCCCCGAAATGCGCGGCGGCACCGCGAACTGCACGGTGATCCTCTCGGAGCACGCGATCGCTTCCCCGCTCGTCACGGTGCCCGACACGGTCATCGCGATGAACCGCCCGTCGGTGTCGAAGTTCAACCTTCGCATCAAGGCCGGCGGCATGCTGATGTACAACTCGTCGCTGATTGAGCGGCAGGAGTTCCGCGACGACATTCGCCTGGTCGAAGTGCCGGCCAGCGAGATCGCCGAAGAGTTGGGCAACCCGCGCGTCGCCAACCTCGTGATGGCGGGCGCCTACGCGAAGTTCAGCAAGCTCATCTCCTACGAGACGATGGCCGAGAACCTCCCCAAGATCACGCCGAAGGCCAAGAAAGAGCTGATCGACACGAACCTCAAGGCCCTCGAACGCGGCTACCAGTTCGTGACCGAGAAGAAATACATGTTCGGCCGGTACGTCTACTCGGTCTTCAGGGGAATCGGCAGCAACGCTTGA